In Sesamum indicum cultivar Zhongzhi No. 13 linkage group LG8, S_indicum_v1.0, whole genome shotgun sequence, the sequence TTTTCCTTACCCGACTCTATATACATTTAAAGGTCGGCTTTTCCTACATATACCCCCTTCTCTCATTCACATTAGATCAGATATTCATAATACACTAAGAACAATGCTTCAGGAGAATCTTTTGGCAGGTTTCTGATGTAGAGGTAGAATCGTCGCAAGTCTTCTGTGGAGACAGTTTCAGGGTCAATCACGTCATCCTTGCATGTTAGAACCCATAGGTCTCTTGATTTGACTCTTCTTAGGGTACCACGGCAAAACGGGCAGGATTCAGATCTTGTGCTCCTGAAAgttgaaaagaatttttagGCAGAAAAAGAGGTACTGTCTCCAACGTCAGGTATTCATTCTGGCATAAATGTAAGAGCCAACGGTTTTCTGTTAGTTACCAGTCACGATAACAGTTTATGCACATTGCATGGCAGCAATTAGGCATGACCATTTTGGTGCATGGCTCTAAGCAAATTCCACATTCGTCATCTCTCTCGGAATCTAAGTTGGGATATCCACTTCCTTCCA encodes:
- the LOC105168356 gene encoding E3 ubiquitin-protein ligase rnf8-A isoform X2, coding for MKLVYNHLAPFFLFLLQWVDCSCMCFFPRYFNLCHILIYKVYTDGRPKLSTRGRKASIKDFYAVILPSLEQLHYDLVELEGTNNEYLVPRSSDKKKLEGSGYPNLDSERDDECGICLEPCTKMVMPNCCHAMCINCYRDWSTRSESCPFCRGTLRRVKSRDLWVLTCKDDVIDPETVSTEDLRRFYLYIRNLPKDSPEALFLVYYEYLI